A portion of the Adhaeribacter radiodurans genome contains these proteins:
- a CDS encoding RNA polymerase sigma factor produces MTVTRPKPNQTMFDVYEQGDPEDLDKFYLENRQEFIKWMQNTFRISADDATDIYQDAIIVILKKLKTEDFILHSACLKVFVFAIGRNMAFKLLQKRNKEGKAWGESGKWGDPDDTIEFTETQKIAMEFYEKLPEPCKSILRLYYFEQLSMREIAEQLGYHSEDVVKNQKCRCIKAIRDKLFPSNKK; encoded by the coding sequence ATGACTGTAACCCGACCCAAACCAAACCAGACCATGTTCGACGTTTATGAACAAGGTGACCCAGAAGACCTGGATAAATTTTATCTGGAAAACCGGCAAGAATTTATCAAGTGGATGCAAAATACGTTTCGTATTTCCGCAGACGATGCCACGGACATCTACCAGGATGCCATTATTGTAATTTTAAAAAAACTAAAAACTGAAGATTTTATTCTTCACAGCGCTTGTTTAAAAGTCTTTGTTTTTGCTATTGGTCGTAATATGGCCTTCAAGCTGCTTCAAAAAAGGAATAAGGAAGGTAAAGCATGGGGTGAGTCTGGTAAGTGGGGAGACCCGGATGATACGATTGAGTTTACAGAAACTCAGAAAATTGCTATGGAATTCTACGAGAAATTACCTGAGCCGTGTAAGTCCATTTTGCGGCTGTATTATTTTGAGCAGTTATCCATGCGGGAAATTGCTGAGCAGTTAGGCTACCACAGCGAAGATGTAGTTAAAAATCAGAAATGTCGCTGCATTAAAGCTATCCGGGATAAACTTTTTCCTTCTAATAAGAAGTAG
- a CDS encoding tetratricopeptide repeat protein gives MTLKEKIQQLDAYLQGHLAVEQKAQVEQWMEDYLSGTLSLEDQTWFNQKLQQDATFAQEVDLQRDIRLSLEKELDEEFQKDVLHLQLLSSVEQGIDQNLKQRFAILEEQLAAKEEKVFSLNPEPVNRTWYYWLGGIAACLLVGCFVYLFWRNQHKPEQLFAKYYEPYMIASVQRNGSTQNTQQQALQAYEEGNYKLATKAFESCLSLTPQDVSCQFYLGLSYLETQQLLKAEQSLKQVIQATPNEYVSRAQWYLALLYLKSNKTKDTVSLLQVLRQNQGFYGRKATKLLKEM, from the coding sequence ATGACCTTAAAAGAAAAGATTCAACAGCTTGATGCTTACCTGCAGGGGCATCTAGCTGTTGAACAAAAAGCCCAGGTAGAACAATGGATGGAAGATTACTTGAGCGGAACTCTATCCCTGGAAGATCAGACCTGGTTTAACCAGAAATTACAGCAGGATGCTACCTTTGCCCAGGAAGTAGACCTGCAACGGGATATTCGCCTAAGTTTGGAAAAAGAATTAGACGAGGAATTCCAGAAGGATGTTCTGCACCTACAGCTGCTTTCGAGTGTTGAACAAGGTATAGACCAGAACCTAAAGCAGCGCTTTGCTATTCTGGAAGAACAGCTAGCCGCCAAAGAGGAAAAAGTTTTTTCGCTAAACCCAGAACCGGTAAACCGTACCTGGTATTACTGGCTTGGTGGTATAGCTGCTTGCCTGCTGGTGGGCTGCTTTGTGTACCTGTTTTGGCGCAACCAACACAAACCCGAACAGCTTTTTGCCAAGTATTACGAGCCTTATATGATTGCTTCCGTGCAACGAAATGGATCTACGCAGAATACCCAGCAACAAGCCTTGCAAGCATATGAAGAAGGTAACTATAAACTGGCGACAAAAGCATTTGAGTCGTGTTTAAGTCTTACTCCCCAAGATGTAAGTTGCCAGTTCTATCTAGGGTTGAGTTATCTGGAAACTCAGCAGCTACTCAAAGCTGAGCAGTCCCTTAAGCAAGTAATTCAAGCTACGCCGAATGAGTATGTAAGCCGGGCTCAATGGTATTTGGCTTTGCTGTACTTAAAGTCTAACAAAACTAAAGATACTGTATCACTCTTACAGGTTTTAAGACAAAACCAAGGGTTCTATGGAAGAAAAGCAACAAAGCTGTTAAAAGAAATGTAA
- a CDS encoding CHAT domain-containing protein — translation MDKDICRITIVLLVIQILFGCEKRTALSSKPDSPQEKTSYQFEQNYYNNAITLSDSAHFDSSNILFQKAATQYYRKQEWHLYLRCKNRIGANYQLMGNLDKANQIFEKNLNFGLLHLPDSSAEIARTYNYLGELATFQGKLHKADSLLHLALNINHKLNNKDYYALAESLRGIGEISYKKAEYENALHALKKSLNIYQNHVGIQDKSAARCYMVLGNIYYQQQLVDSAFYMYKESLAIIVKNRGRNHPERGKIYANLGMISNAMGDGPQAIAYYQKALNIYKIVLGERNVNVAIVYNNLGNTYEDKGDYERAIAYYMNAVAIFLEQFGEFYPDLGVIYGNLGVSYYNLGYIDKAIESYRKALQIIGKVASPVEGAYIHNNLGQALAKKGQIKLALANCNKALDLYSSDSTEEDYQLGQASCYSAIAEIFMSQHAYDKANFNFEKSLRIYTQISGRKHPHVAGLLTDIGDAWLGKDELDSASFYYDQSIKSLVPHYTFRSTLSEADLQKVAAKNHLARALVAKAKTFRKKYDQNKSDINLLKSALTYYQLTTQAINMLRQSYKGEEAKLLLNSYTSNIYQQGLETATLLYELTHNSKYIDQAFIFSEKGKASVLLEVTKQIGAAYKAGIPDSIVAIEDSLRSRIAFYERKLAEVSSESSVKGTYISELQSKLAETKRYYAEFVERIEKTYPNYYSLKFSNTVARIKDVQKILVPSQSLIEFAFTDSLLYIFAISPTQYSLVRVSNDSLIQRVQLMRAALINENKQVYVKEAHNIYNSLLAPLEEQLKGVKRLIIIPDMELSYVPFEILLKEKPEPSRLDYSSLNYLVKDYQMSYHYSATLLLDNHNKKYQNAPKSFLGLAPSNQNISLAKTVSNESVALRGSVDSFPDLPGSREEVEKIAKMFRGNYYLNNAANKALFKSLAPQYNIIHLATHGLIDDEHPNLSKLVFYSENKTEEDRYLYAYELYNLKLRAELVTLSACNTGVGKLQKGEGVISFARGFAYAGCPAMLVSLWPATDKPTSRIMQYFYEGLKKGLAKDDALYQAKLQYLNSADDNQSNPALWGSFVIVGNAEPLHKQSSKILPFLIAGLCLLVLIFAGLLKLKQ, via the coding sequence ATGGATAAGGATATCTGTCGTATAACCATTGTTTTATTAGTAATACAAATACTTTTCGGGTGCGAAAAAAGAACCGCTTTATCCTCTAAACCAGATTCTCCTCAAGAAAAGACTAGTTATCAATTTGAGCAGAATTATTATAATAATGCTATAACTCTTTCTGATTCGGCTCATTTTGATAGCTCTAATATACTATTTCAGAAAGCAGCTACTCAATACTACCGAAAACAAGAATGGCACTTATACCTGAGATGTAAAAATAGGATAGGAGCAAATTATCAATTGATGGGGAACTTGGATAAGGCTAATCAAATTTTTGAAAAAAATCTAAATTTTGGATTATTACACCTACCTGATTCTTCTGCTGAAATAGCTCGAACTTATAATTACTTAGGTGAGTTGGCAACTTTTCAAGGTAAATTACATAAAGCAGATTCTCTCCTTCACCTGGCTCTCAACATAAATCATAAACTAAATAATAAGGACTATTATGCACTTGCAGAAAGTTTAAGAGGTATTGGAGAAATTAGTTATAAGAAAGCTGAATATGAAAATGCTTTACACGCATTAAAAAAGAGTCTTAATATCTATCAAAATCATGTAGGAATTCAAGATAAATCCGCTGCCCGTTGCTATATGGTTTTAGGAAATATCTATTACCAGCAACAGCTGGTTGATTCCGCTTTTTATATGTATAAGGAAAGCTTGGCTATTATTGTAAAAAATAGAGGGAGAAATCATCCGGAAAGAGGTAAAATTTACGCCAATTTAGGTATGATTTCAAATGCAATGGGGGATGGTCCACAAGCAATTGCTTATTATCAAAAGGCCTTAAATATTTACAAAATTGTTCTGGGAGAGAGAAATGTTAATGTAGCTATTGTTTACAATAATTTGGGCAATACCTATGAAGACAAAGGTGATTATGAAAGGGCCATCGCATATTATATGAATGCTGTTGCAATCTTTCTAGAGCAATTTGGTGAGTTCTATCCAGATTTAGGTGTAATATACGGGAATTTGGGTGTGTCCTATTATAATTTAGGTTATATTGACAAAGCCATAGAAAGCTACAGAAAAGCTCTGCAGATAATTGGCAAAGTGGCTTCACCTGTTGAAGGGGCTTACATTCACAATAATTTAGGCCAAGCTTTAGCCAAAAAGGGTCAAATCAAACTGGCATTAGCTAACTGCAATAAGGCACTTGACCTGTACTCGTCTGACTCTACTGAAGAAGATTATCAATTGGGTCAAGCCAGTTGTTACAGCGCAATTGCCGAAATTTTTATGAGCCAACATGCTTATGATAAAGCTAATTTCAACTTTGAAAAGTCATTAAGAATTTATACCCAAATATCCGGACGCAAACACCCGCACGTAGCTGGCTTACTCACCGACATTGGTGATGCATGGTTAGGAAAAGATGAATTAGATAGCGCAAGTTTTTATTATGATCAATCTATAAAATCGCTAGTACCACATTATACATTTCGTTCTACCCTAAGTGAAGCTGATTTGCAAAAAGTGGCTGCTAAAAATCATTTAGCCAGAGCCTTAGTTGCTAAAGCCAAAACCTTCAGAAAAAAATATGATCAAAATAAATCAGACATTAACTTATTAAAGAGTGCTCTGACTTATTATCAATTAACAACTCAAGCAATAAATATGCTTCGGCAAAGCTATAAAGGAGAAGAAGCAAAATTACTTCTTAATAGTTACACAAGTAATATTTACCAGCAGGGTTTAGAAACAGCTACTTTACTTTATGAACTAACCCATAATTCAAAATACATAGATCAAGCTTTTATTTTTTCTGAAAAAGGTAAAGCAAGTGTACTATTGGAGGTAACGAAGCAAATTGGAGCAGCATATAAGGCTGGTATCCCTGATTCTATTGTAGCTATTGAAGATTCTCTTCGGTCCAGAATTGCTTTTTATGAGAGAAAGTTAGCTGAAGTTTCATCAGAGTCATCTGTAAAAGGGACATATATTAGCGAACTTCAATCCAAACTAGCAGAGACTAAGCGCTATTATGCGGAGTTCGTAGAACGCATTGAAAAAACTTATCCTAATTATTATAGCCTAAAGTTCAGCAATACCGTGGCACGGATAAAAGATGTACAAAAGATCTTGGTGCCTAGTCAATCATTAATCGAATTCGCATTTACCGATAGTTTATTATATATATTCGCCATTTCTCCAACTCAATATTCTCTTGTAAGAGTGAGTAACGATTCTTTAATACAACGAGTCCAACTAATGCGGGCTGCTTTAATAAATGAAAATAAACAAGTTTATGTTAAAGAAGCACACAATATATACAACTCTTTGTTAGCACCTCTTGAGGAGCAATTAAAAGGAGTAAAGAGGTTAATTATTATTCCAGATATGGAATTAAGCTATGTTCCTTTCGAAATACTTTTAAAAGAGAAACCTGAGCCAAGCCGTTTAGATTACTCTAGCTTAAACTATTTAGTGAAAGATTATCAGATGAGTTATCACTATTCAGCAACTTTGCTTTTAGATAACCATAATAAAAAATATCAGAATGCTCCAAAAAGTTTTTTGGGCTTGGCTCCTAGTAACCAAAATATATCTCTGGCTAAAACAGTATCAAACGAGTCAGTTGCATTAAGAGGTTCTGTAGATAGTTTCCCGGATTTACCGGGAAGCAGGGAAGAGGTTGAAAAAATTGCCAAAATGTTCAGGGGGAATTACTATTTGAACAATGCTGCTAACAAAGCTCTGTTTAAAAGCTTAGCTCCACAGTATAATATTATTCATTTAGCTACTCATGGCCTTATAGATGATGAGCATCCAAATCTGTCGAAGTTGGTTTTTTATTCTGAAAACAAGACCGAGGAAGATCGTTATCTATACGCTTACGAATTGTATAATTTAAAATTAAGGGCAGAATTAGTTACATTAAGTGCCTGTAATACGGGCGTAGGAAAGCTGCAAAAGGGAGAAGGAGTAATTAGTTTCGCCCGGGGATTTGCATATGCAGGCTGCCCAGCTATGTTGGTAAGTTTATGGCCAGCAACTGATAAGCCTACCTCCCGCATTATGCAGTATTTTTACGAAGGATTGAAGAAAGGGCTTGCCAAGGATGATGCCTTGTACCAAGCCAAACTTCAATATTTAAACTCTGCTGATGATAATCAATCTAATCCGGCTTTATGGGGAAGTTTTGTCATTGTTGGAAATGCTGAACCATTACATAAGCAAAGTTCTAAAATACTTCCTTTTTTAATTGCCGGTTTATGTTTGTTGGTGCTAATATTTGCAGGATTACTTAAATTAAAGCAATAA
- a CDS encoding response regulator, with translation MHKTTIGIVEDNAQLGQDIRDKLALSEEVEVLFEVRNGQVLLQTLATGTIPEVLLMDVQMPEMNGIEATWRVKQKYPDLKIVMLTVMDDEQKLFEALQAGASGYLLKDAKPHQLFNAINYVLEGGLPLSPTLASRVLSYLKGDVPIPKPPISGTENLTKREQEILELLMQGKTVKQIAEKIFVADKTVRKHLEHIFEKLQVHSYKELVAKLNGGNK, from the coding sequence ATGCATAAAACTACCATCGGAATAGTGGAAGATAATGCCCAATTAGGGCAAGATATTCGCGATAAATTAGCTTTAAGCGAAGAAGTAGAAGTGCTTTTTGAGGTAAGAAATGGACAAGTTTTACTTCAAACTTTAGCAACTGGTACTATACCAGAAGTGTTGCTGATGGACGTGCAGATGCCGGAGATGAATGGTATTGAAGCAACTTGGCGAGTCAAGCAAAAATACCCGGACCTGAAGATTGTAATGCTAACGGTGATGGACGACGAGCAAAAGCTTTTTGAAGCTTTACAGGCTGGAGCTTCCGGTTATTTATTGAAAGACGCAAAGCCACATCAATTATTTAACGCAATAAATTATGTACTGGAGGGTGGTCTGCCACTTTCACCTACACTGGCAAGCCGGGTACTTAGTTACTTGAAGGGAGATGTACCTATCCCTAAACCACCTATATCAGGAACTGAAAACTTGACGAAACGAGAACAGGAAATATTGGAGTTGTTGATGCAAGGGAAGACAGTTAAACAAATTGCAGAAAAGATTTTTGTAGCTGATAAAACTGTACGAAAACACTTGGAACATATTTTCGAAAAGCTACAGGTACATTCATATAAAGAACTTGTGGCTAAACTAAATGGAGGAAACAAGTAG
- a CDS encoding sensor histidine kinase, producing MVVTNLLSNALEWAYRLVQHYKTKEQLLLAYQVLQQSAYEAERARQAKEIKALRLENELQTQRQRLGRDLHDGLGSQLTHLISRLDLMACSGKADPNHLLRLSEFAREMNQTLRETIWLLNHETIAIDAFGARLHNMLLKVWEDRDAPALYWQLRNSRDNLTLSPLLALHVLRITQEATNNTLKYANATQVNVKLTVYKSNLILIIEDNGKGFDLHTTQRGFGLNNMRQRAAEMKGVFSLHSGAFGTRICILLPLNV from the coding sequence ATGGTAGTCACTAACCTGCTGAGTAATGCCCTGGAATGGGCTTACCGACTAGTGCAGCATTACAAAACCAAAGAACAATTATTACTGGCTTACCAAGTACTCCAGCAATCGGCGTACGAAGCTGAGCGCGCCCGACAAGCCAAGGAGATTAAAGCTTTGCGCCTAGAAAATGAATTGCAAACCCAACGCCAACGCTTGGGCCGCGACCTGCACGATGGCTTAGGTTCCCAGCTCACCCATTTAATTTCCCGCTTGGATTTAATGGCATGCTCGGGTAAAGCCGATCCGAACCACCTCTTGCGCTTAAGTGAATTTGCCCGCGAGATGAACCAGACTTTGCGAGAAACAATCTGGCTCCTGAACCATGAAACAATTGCTATCGATGCATTTGGTGCCCGATTGCACAATATGTTATTGAAAGTATGGGAAGACCGGGATGCCCCAGCTTTATACTGGCAACTCCGAAACTCGCGGGACAATTTAACGCTATCACCCTTATTAGCCTTACACGTACTGCGCATTACCCAAGAAGCCACCAACAATACTTTAAAATACGCCAATGCCACACAGGTAAACGTAAAACTAACTGTTTATAAATCTAACCTGATACTCATTATAGAGGATAATGGGAAAGGTTTTGATCTGCATACTACCCAGCGAGGATTTGGATTAAATAACATGCGCCAACGAGCAGCAGAGATGAAAGGTGTATTTAGCCTCCATTCCGGTGCTTTCGGTACCCGTATTTGCATACTTCTACCCTTAAATGTTTGA
- a CDS encoding response regulator transcription factor, whose amino-acid sequence MKTIIPANYQDLISQASHYPDYSLPKAEDLLKHFGFKGLALHAQAPIFYVVDYVHQKYLFIDPSSKNLLGYDLDVITENGPLYYINLWHPNDLKIANAEIFPTIKQFLKKQSATVIPDLSFSFNYRVKANGGDYCSVIQRSTFYVHPTDNTPLAAVGFIMDISHFKDDTKITFTIEKVDRQFCSVTPAPLFKHSYYPEKAPGIFSRRELEILELIYRGKGTKQIANTLCIAENTVKNHRKNMLAKPKCSNTADLIAYAIRHGILEAGRLMLVNLIPGACALLDFETSFFQLM is encoded by the coding sequence ATGAAAACAATTATACCGGCTAATTACCAAGACTTAATAAGTCAGGCCAGCCATTATCCGGACTATTCTTTGCCGAAAGCTGAAGATTTATTAAAACATTTTGGGTTTAAAGGTCTGGCCCTACACGCCCAGGCTCCCATCTTTTACGTGGTCGATTACGTGCACCAAAAATATTTGTTTATTGATCCTTCGTCCAAAAATTTACTGGGTTACGACCTGGACGTTATAACAGAAAATGGCCCTTTATACTACATTAATCTCTGGCACCCAAACGACTTGAAGATTGCTAATGCCGAAATATTTCCGACCATTAAACAATTTTTAAAAAAGCAATCAGCTACGGTTATTCCGGATCTTTCTTTTTCTTTTAACTACCGGGTAAAAGCGAATGGCGGTGATTACTGCAGTGTTATTCAGCGGTCTACGTTTTACGTGCACCCTACCGATAACACTCCCCTAGCGGCCGTAGGCTTTATTATGGATATTAGTCATTTTAAAGACGACACCAAAATTACTTTTACCATCGAAAAAGTAGACCGGCAGTTTTGCTCCGTTACCCCGGCACCTTTGTTTAAGCATAGCTATTACCCCGAAAAAGCGCCGGGCATATTCAGCCGGCGGGAACTGGAAATACTGGAGCTTATTTACCGCGGAAAGGGTACCAAGCAAATAGCCAATACCCTATGCATCGCTGAGAACACCGTGAAGAACCACCGGAAAAACATGCTGGCTAAACCCAAATGCAGCAATACCGCCGATTTAATAGCTTACGCTATCCGGCACGGCATTTTAGAGGCCGGCAGATTGATGCTGGTTAACTTAATTCCGGGAGCTTGTGCTTTATTAGATTTTGAAACTAGCTTTTTTCAATTAATGTAG
- a CDS encoding alpha/beta fold hydrolase: MERRFIQISGIRLSYLEKNPDKSETIFLIHHNCGSAQVWRKQLASPLFNAYRLIAFDLPGHGQTDVLEDDQDYFNFLVLSRTLAQAIKQLITSNRYILVGVSLGTNVVAEMLCEDLEPVGMILAGPSTVGKTECTISQMMKPGSEASVLYMDEADLTAVKRYAGQILLSRDPEDQEIILADYLAVRKTLRPKIGECIATGNYNDEIALLEKQNSPLLVVFGEEDYIVNTDYLDTAALPLWQNKIFKIPRAGHLVNVDQPKAFNELMADFAQEILH, encoded by the coding sequence ATGGAACGAAGGTTTATTCAAATTAGTGGAATTCGGTTATCTTACCTAGAGAAGAATCCTGATAAATCTGAAACCATATTTTTGATTCATCATAACTGTGGTTCTGCGCAAGTCTGGAGAAAACAACTTGCGAGCCCTTTATTTAACGCTTACCGTTTAATAGCTTTTGATTTACCCGGCCACGGACAAACGGATGTACTGGAAGATGACCAGGATTATTTCAATTTTCTGGTGTTGTCGCGTACCCTTGCACAAGCAATCAAACAACTCATTACCAGTAATCGGTATATTCTGGTCGGAGTTTCTTTGGGCACCAATGTTGTAGCCGAAATGCTGTGTGAGGATTTAGAGCCAGTTGGTATGATATTGGCTGGGCCCAGCACCGTCGGAAAAACAGAATGTACCATTAGCCAAATGATGAAGCCCGGCAGCGAAGCCAGTGTTTTGTATATGGATGAGGCTGACCTAACCGCAGTAAAACGTTATGCTGGGCAAATTTTGCTGTCTCGGGACCCAGAAGATCAGGAAATAATTCTGGCGGACTACCTGGCCGTCCGGAAAACCTTGCGGCCTAAAATTGGGGAATGCATTGCTACCGGAAATTACAACGACGAAATAGCCTTGTTAGAAAAGCAGAATAGCCCGCTTTTAGTTGTTTTTGGGGAGGAAGATTACATTGTAAACACCGATTACCTCGACACCGCTGCTTTACCTCTGTGGCAAAACAAAATTTTTAAAATTCCCAGGGCGGGGCACCTCGTAAACGTAGATCAACCAAAAGCTTTCAACGAGCTAATGGCCGACTTTGCCCAGGAAATTCTACATTAA
- a CDS encoding RES family NAD+ phosphorylase, whose product MAESRASTLVGDSPVLAYRLVKERFIGTPLSTEGARLYGGRWNPPGTGILYTSASPELALLEQLVHLPTLPYEDLPRLFLITLALPEVSKLLQELPPTWREESGYQANHKLIANWLANPHVLALGVSSAVVKESLNYLLHPKHPDYNRIEIISTSPFNIDPRLWHDRDA is encoded by the coding sequence ATGGCTGAGAGCAGAGCCTCGACTTTGGTTGGTGATAGTCCCGTGTTAGCTTACCGATTAGTAAAGGAACGTTTTATTGGAACCCCCTTGTCAACAGAAGGAGCTCGCCTATATGGAGGACGCTGGAATCCACCTGGTACGGGTATTCTCTATACTTCGGCGAGTCCGGAACTGGCTTTGCTGGAGCAATTAGTTCACCTGCCTACGTTACCCTATGAAGATTTGCCACGGCTTTTTTTAATTACTTTAGCCCTGCCCGAGGTATCTAAGCTCTTACAAGAACTTCCACCAACCTGGCGAGAAGAATCAGGCTACCAAGCTAATCATAAACTAATAGCTAATTGGCTGGCTAACCCTCATGTGTTAGCATTAGGAGTATCATCGGCAGTAGTGAAAGAGTCACTTAACTATTTGCTACACCCTAAGCATCCGGATTATAACCGAATAGAAATTATCAGTACCTCTCCCTTTAACATTGATCCTCGGTTGTGGCACGATCGTGATGCTTGA